ATGTGGCTTTCTTTGAATAAGACCTCTAAAACCGTATGCACCAAGAACCTGGAGAAATCTCATCATTTGAATAGGTTTTACCGAGTTTCTTAGTTGATGTTGTGTCTGCTCACTTTCAAATTGCTGAATATAAAATTCTAACATTTCATTTTTGAAATCTTCGGGAAAGTTTGCTTTAGCCTGAAAAAGAAAGGAAATAACATCATAGATAAGAGGGCCTTTCATTGCAGATTGATAATCAATGAAGGAAACATGGTTATTTTCGTTAACCATTATATTTCTTGCCTGAAAATCCCGTATCATTATTCCTTTTGGCTCAAGACTTTCAATAAGAGAGGCTATGGCTTTGAATTCTTTTAGTAGGGTTGATTTATGGTATTCCAGCTCCAGGACATCGGCAATGAAATTCTTAAAATAATACAAATCGTGGATGACCGGAAGTTCGTCATAGTTCTCATATTCAAATGTTTTGGTAAAATCTATTTCCCCACTTGTCCGTATTTGTAACTGAAAAAGCTTTTCTAAAGTCTGCCTGACCATGGCTTTTACTTTCACGGAAAGACCCTCTTTTGCAATAATTTCGGAGAGGGTGTGTTCTCCTAAAAATTCCTGAACATATGTTTTCCGGTCTTCGGAAATAATAAGAATAGCAGGAGTGTTGAGGTGTAAGTGAGAGAAAATATTTGAATAATAAAAAAAACTTTCATTTTCCTGAATATTTTCATTATAGGTAATAATATACTTTTTGTTATCTGCCTGCGCCAGAAAATTCACTCTCGCGGATCCGCTTTGAGCCAATGTGACGAACTCAGAAGATTTTTTACCTATATAGTTTTCAAAAAATCGTTGTGCGTTTTCAGAAGTCATAATATGGAAACAAATATACTAAATTAGAGTCTAATTTTTATCTTTGTATTATGCTAAAGGATTTTAAGCCGGTTTTAAGTATTCTGTTGAGGTTCATCATCATTTATGTGGTGTTGCTGTTGGGTTATCAGTTTTATCTGAACAGCTACAAGGAAACGGGGCTGGATCCTTTTTCAAGGATGATTGCTGAACAGGTGAGCTATATTCAGAATGTTTTGAAATATCCTACACAGCTGTATAATGACGTTGAAAAAGAACAGGTCTGGTTTTATGTAAAGAATGTTTACGTTACACGAATGGTTGAAGGATGTAATGCAATTTCCGTAATGATTCTTTTCGTATCTTTTGTTTTTGCATTCTATAAAGGAGCTAAAACATTTATTTTTGTTTTGATCGGCCTTGTGATACTTTATGTGATCAATGTTCTTAGGATCGTAGGAATTAATCTTTTGGTCAGTGATTACAAGCAGTATGAAAAGATGGCCCATGATTTTCTTTTTCCTGCTGTGATCTATGGAACGGTAGTTATCCTGTGGCTTGTTTGGATTAAATTTTTTGCTTTAAAGAATGAAAATACTTAACTGGGTTTTAGTGATACTTGGAGTTGCGGGACTTATGAGTGTACGGGTATTTGAAAATAAGATCTTTTATGATCCTTTTCTTGAGTATTTTCATAAAGCCGATAAGACTATTGCTTTTCCTGCTTTTGATTGGGGAAAGCTGATTCTTGGGCATGTCCTAAGATTTCTTCTGAATTTATTTTTTTCCTGCCTTATTATTCATTTTTTATTTAAAAATAAGACCTGGACCCTACAGGGTGGAGTATTGATTACTATAATTTTTCTTATTACTTTTCCCATCTATCTTTACTGTATTCACGACAGGTTTGAAGTGGGATATCTTTTTTCTTTCTATATGAGAAGGTTTGTGATCCAGCCTTTGATTATACTTCTTGTTGTTCCTATGTTTTATTACAGGCAACAATTATTAAAAAGAGCTTAGATATATCAGTCTATGTTGCAGTATGTTTAACCTCCAGTGTTATATTCTCTGTAGTCCATTCCACTCTTTTTACGAAATCCCTTTCGCGGACTGGGCAATCCATGATCTGGCAGACCGGGCATGAAATCGTTTTGCAGTCATCCATATGAAAATTAAATTCAATGGTACGGTTGATATTTTTTGCCAGGAGGATAATCACATTTTCCATTTCTTTATGGGCGTCACGAAGGCTATAATACCATGGTAGCGTAATATGTGCATCGATATGGAGCGAAGCTCCGAATTGCTGGATTTTCATATTATGTACATCAATCCATTCTGCTTTTCTGTTGTTTTCAAGAACTTGAACAATCTGGATCAGTATCTCGGGATCCTGTTCATCCATAATTCCGCTTAAAGACTTGCGGATGATCTTATATCCTACAAATATAATATAGGCTCCAAATACTAAGGCAACGACAGAATCTAGCCAATAGATCTTTGTAAAGTAAACAACAATTAAACTAAGAACAACTCCAAGAGTGGTAATGGTATCAGACTGGAGGTGTTTTCCTGAAGAGATCAGAACCAATGAGTTATCCGCTTTCCCTTTTTTAATGGAAATATAACCCAGCAGATAATTGACTACTGCAGTGGCAGCAATGATTGCAATTCCCCAGTCCATTTTATTAAGCGTCTTACCGACGATTAAACTATGGGTACCTTCGTAGATGATCATAATACCTGCAATGGCGATTAGTGCTCCCTCTATTCCGGAAGTTACGAATTCAACTTTTCCATGTCCGTAAGGGTGTCCCTCATCTTTAGGTTTTGCGGCCAGATGGAGTGAATAGAGTCCCATAAATGCGCTGATAACGTTCACGACACTTTCCATAGCGTCTGAAAAAACAGCATCGGAATTAGTGAGTTTCCAGGCGATAATTTTACCGATGAACAAAATAACTCCAAAAACGGCAATTAATCTTTGAAAGCCTATTTTATTTTTATTCATATTCTTTAATCTTACTAGTTTGATAAAAAAAAGAATCTCAATTTTGAGACTCTTTTTTATTTTGTTAGTTTAAACTAAGTTTTTTGATACCAGGTATTCTGCGATCTGTACTGCGTTCGTTGCAGCGCCTTTTCTCAGATTATCCGCCACGATCCACAAATTGAGCGTTTTGGGTTGTGACAGATCCCGTCTTATCCTTCCTACAAAGACTTCATCTTTTCCTTCTGAGTCTAGTGGCATCGGATATCGGTTGTTTTTCACATCATCTATTACTATAACTCCCGGGGTTTCAGATAAGATCTTTCTTACTTCATCGAGGTCGAACTCATTTTCAAATTCGATATTCACACTTTCCGAATGTCCGCCCTGAACCGGAACCCTTACTGCCGTTGCCGTTAAATTAAAAGTATCATCCCCTAAGATTTTCTTAGGCTCTTTCATTAATTTAATCTCTTCCTTCGTGTAATCGTCATCACTGAAAACGTCACAGTGTGGTAAAGCATTTTTAAAGATCTGATAAGGATATACCTTTGCTACGGAATCATCGCCTTTAATTTCAGAATTTAACTGATCTACGGCTGCTTTCCCAGTTCCGGTCACAGACTGGTAGGTTGAAACAACCACTCTTTTAAGGTCATATTTCTTATTAAGTGGTCCCAGAACCATAACCAACTGAATGGTAGAGCAGTTGGGGTTGGCAATAATTTTATCTTCGGCTGTTAAAACATTCGAATTGATCTCAGGAACCACCAGTTTTTTGGTAGGATCCATTCTCCACGCAGAAGAATTGTCGATTACAGTAATTCCTGCTTCAGCAAATTTGGGAGCAAATTCCAAAGATGTAGAACCTCCGGCTGAAAAAATAGCAATATCAGGTTTGGCAGCTATAGCGTCATTAATGCTTACAATCGTATACTCTTCCTGTTTATACTTCACCTTCTTACCAATAGATTTTTCCGAAGCTACCGGAATTAATTCTGTGACAGGGAAGTTTCTCTCCTCCAAAACTTTAAGCATAACTTGTCCAACCATTCCTGTTGAACCTACTACAGCTACTTTCATCTTAATGATTACAATGTTTAAGTTAATATATTATGCCCCGAAGACCCTTGTCCACGGGAACGCGAATGCAAATAAGCCAACCGCAATAAGTCCCATGATTACAATTCCTAACGAAATGGTATCATTGGATTTTACTTTTTTATTGATGATCGTCATCAATACGGCTGCAATCAGCATAGAAAATGGATGTTCCACATATTGAAATCTTAGGTCTGCATTTTTCATTACTGCTCCCATATCCAATCCTTTTGTAAAGTTGGTGATCAGCATAATGATTCCAATCAAAAATTGAACGTGGAAGAAGATCATGGTGAAAAGAGTGGTCTTCTTTAAAAATTTGTTCACTTTTCCACTGAAGCCAAACATGGTCCCTAAAAGTGCAATAATAAATAGTGCTACCAAAAGAAGCTCAAGATACCCAAATCCTTTGTGGGCACTAAGTAAAATCTTGTAAAAATCCATATCCTGTTTTTTTCTATTTTTCTAGTAGACAAAGATAACAAAAAATCCCGGCCAAAGCCGGGATTGATATTTATAAAATCTAAATTTATATTATTAGAAGTTGAAAGATAAATTAGCAGACCAAGTTCTTCCGAAACCGAAATAAACTCTGTTCGATGGGTCAAGCCCTTTGTATAAAGTAGCTTGATATGCAGCATATTGCTGAGGCGTTGAGAAATCTCCCTCTCCTTTAGCAAAGATGTTAGTTGCTCCATCTGAAATATAAGTAGTATCTAATAAGTTGTAAACGTTAGCACCTACAGTGAAGTATTGTGACGTGTTATTTAATCTTATTTTATAAGAAAATCCTACATCAAACAGGTTAAAATCTGGTAATTTAAGTGATCCTCTTGCCTGGTTTTCAGGTTTGGAGAATGATCCTGGATCAATAGATGAGTAAATTTCACCCACGTATCTCCAAGTACCATAGATACTTAAATCTTTTACAGGTCTTATGGTAGCTCCCAATGAAGCAGTCATCTGAGGAATACTGTTACTGCTACTTCCCCCTACTTTTACACCATCTAGGTAAAGAGTAGTATTGTTAGAAGCGTTTCCAGAAGTTACTACTGGATTGTTGTTATCATCAAATGTAGCCCCACTAGCATTACCTTTATATTTGTAGTCTCCAATAGATAACATTCCTTGGAATTCTAGCATGGGGATTGGCTTATAGGTTGCATCTATTTCAATTCCCATATGTACCTGTGTAATTCCACTGATTTCTGCGTAACCGGTTAATGTTGACGTTCCTGTTGGAGAAGAAGGATCTACTACTTCAAATGTCATTCCTCCTCTTCTGAACCATCTGTCTTTCCACTCAGTTCTGTAAAGGTTAACATTTGCGTTTAATTTAGATGATCTGAATCCATAACCAACTTCAGCTGAGAAGATTTTCTCATTAGTCAAAGTAGGGTTAAGAACCTGAAAGTTACTTGGATATACAGAGTTCATGAAAGGCTGCTTGCTGTAATATCCGATATTAGCAAAAACATTATGGTTATCATTAATATTATAATTTGCCCCCCCTTTAATGTTGTATCCGAAAAGATTCTTGAAACCAGTTTTTGTATTTACTATCTGTCCAGTAACTGCATTAGGTTGTCTGGTTACACCATCTTTTACAAAGTTATCAATTCTTTGATATGCCTGATTTGAAACGGAACCTTGTAAGAATGCTGATAAATTATCCTTAGAATATTCTACTTGAGCGAATCCACTGTACCAAAGTACTTCACCATCATTACTGTAGCCTATTTGATCTCCTATTGGAGCAGTTTTTCCTCCAAACGGATTCCATGAAAGGCTCTTGTAATCATACACTTTATTAACAATGTATGGCGCCACATTTTTGTTTCCGGCTTCTTTATACCCTGCAGCTCCGTAAAGATCTGAAACTACTTGATAATGATAACCATAGTAATATCTGTCGTCTGTACCTACTGAGAAATTCCAGTTATCATTGATTTTATGTTGGAAATTTGCTAAAATCCCATACCAGTTGTGGGAGTTAATACTTGCTCTACGGATTAATGTACTTCCTGCTGGAGTAGCCGGATTATTTAGGTCAACAGCCTGGTTAGCTGCAAAAATAGCATCATAATTGAAATGCCCCATATTGTCATAGTAACCAGTAGCTCCTTTTCCGCCAACTCTACCCAAATCACCAGTTCCACCACCTCTACCATTAGACATATATAGAACAGTACTTAATTTGGATTTTTCATTCATATTCCAATCCCAGTTCAACATCATTACGGGCTTAGCGTAATAATTAGATCTGTTTGCTAAAGCCACTTTATTTCCATTTGCATCGGTATAGTAACCATAATCAGAATTGTATTGTCTGTATGGAGTACCATCTTGGTCCGGATTATATTTTATATAGTTTGCAATAGTAGGAGAGAAGGTTCTCTGATCATGCCACTGTGGAGATGAAGTTATAGTGAATTGGAAGTTATGCTTTTTGTTCGGCTCCCAACCTAATGCGAAATAGTAAGCATAAGCTTCAAAGTCTGTGTTTTCGATATAAGTTCCTCCTGCAGTTCTACTCATTAGAAAAGATGAAGACCATCCTTTATCAAGTTTTCCAGTATTATATGCAAATGATGTTTTTAAGTAGTCATTATTACCAACTCCTAATCTTATCACACCTCCTTTTTTCATGTCCGCAGAACGAGTAATGTAGTTAATAGTTCCCCCTACAGAAGCTATCCCTAATTTAGAAGAACCTAAACCTCTCTGTGCTTGAACAAAACTAGTAACGTCAGCTAAACCTGTCCAGTTAGAGTAGTATACAGTACCTCCTTCCATATCATTTACAGGCATACCGTTTACCATTACTGCGATGTTTCGGGACTCGAAACCTCTCATGGTAATACCTCCGTCACCGTAACCACCTCCGGATTTAGTAGCGTACACTGAAGGTGTAGTGTTTAAAATCTCGGTAAGTTCTTGGTTTCCTAATCTTTCGATAATTTGTGCTGCTTTAATAGTAGATGCAGCAACCGGTGTCTTTCTATCTTTAGCGATATCTGTTACACCTTGTAAAATTACCTCCTCAATGTCTTTAGACCTCTTAATCGTGTCCTGTGTTTCTTGAGCGTAATAAACACTAGCTGTAGACAATGTAATTACTACAGTCAGTATCGATTTGTTGATTAATTTCATAATCGTTAGTAATAGTTAGATTTAAATTTTATGCAAAAGTCGGTATTTAAATTTTAACCAATATTAACCCAATGTTAATTTTTAACGAATATTAAGAATTATTAATTTGTTGATTTATAGTATTTTAGCTTTTTTACCTGTTTTTATGTTAAAAAAATGCATTGCATAATACATAAAAAAGTAATATTATTTTTGTTAAAAATACAATGCTATTTCACGGCTTTGAGGCTTAGATCTATGTTTTTAGCCGAGTGTGTAAGGGCTCCGGCAGAAATGTAAGTAACACCTGTAGAGGCAATATCTTTTAGCTCATCACGGGTAATTCCGCCGGAAGCTTCGGATTCACATTTGCCGTTAATCATTTCAACCGCCTGTCTCATTGTTTTCACATCCATATTATCGAGCATGATTCTGTCTACCTTTGCTTTAATAGCTTCTTCAACTTCTTCAAGATTCCTTGTTTCAACCTCTATTTTCAGTTTTTTCTTGTTCTTTTTAATATAATCTTTTGCCATTTTTACCGCATTGGTAATACTGCCATTATAATCAATATGATTATCTTTCAGCATGATCATGTCATAAAGCCCGTATCTGTGGTTGGTTCCGCCTCCTATAGCAACCGCCCATTTTTCACATATCCTGAAATTAGGAGTAGTTTTTCTTGTATCTAATAATTTGGTTTTTGTCCCCACTAATCTTGAATCCCATTCATGTGTAAGGGTTGCTATACCGCTCATCCTTTGCATGCAGTTCAGGATCAGCCTTTCTGTTGAAAGAATTGATTGAGCTGGTCCTGTAACTATGAAGGCAATATCGCCTACTTTGGCTGCCTCACCGTCTTTAATAAAGGTTTCAACTTTTAGGTTTTTATCGAAAGTTGTAAAGATAATTTCAGCTAATTCAACTCCTGCAAGGATACAATTTTGCTTAACCAGAAGTTGAGCGCTTTGTTTAAGATCTTTTGGAATTGTTGATAGGGTAGAATGATCACCATCCTGGATATCTTCTTCCAGAGCAGATTTTATAAATGTTTTAAGTGCTTTATCTGTTACGTAGTTTGGCTTTTTCATGTTCTTTATACTTGGTTAAGCTAAATCTTTATTATAAAATGCCCCCTTATTTTCAGTCATTTCCATAGATTGGGTAATGATGAGATGAGCAACGGTTGTTAAGTTTCTTAGTTCGGATAATTGAGGGGAAAGAATAGAGTAGCGATAGATTTCATCTACAGCCGCGGCAATTTCATGATGCTTTTGAAGAGCCATTTTTAAACGTCTGTTGCTTCGTACGATACCTACCAGGTCACTCATCATTTCCTGAAGTTGTTTTCTGAGGTAGCTTACGATAACCATTTCATCAATAATTTTCATTCCTTCCTCGTTCCACTCCGGAACAGCTTTTAGATCATCAAAATTAAAGTTGTTATCCTTTAACAGCTCTACGGTCTTCATCGCTGCATTATGCCCAAACACAAGTCCTTCTAGTAAAGAGTTGGAAGCAAGTCTGTTAGCTCCGTGTAAGCCGGAGTTGGTGCATTCGCCCACGGCAAATAAATTTTTGATAGAAGATTGCCCGTCTCTGTCCACTTCAATTCCTCCCATCAGATAATGGCAGGCGGGAACTACAGGAATTAATTGAGTGAAAGGATCAATGGCTTCTTCTTTGCATTTTTTATAAATATTAGGGAAATGGTCTAAAAATTTTTCCTGATTCATTTCCCGGCAATCCAGACCTACATATTCATCTCCGGAAATTTTCATTTCGTTGTCTATAGCTCTTGCTACTATATCTCTGGAGGCAAGTTCCTCACGTTCATCATATTTATGCATGAACTTTTCTCCTCTTTTTGTTCTGAGTTTTGCACCATCACCACGTACTGCCTCTGAAATCAGAAATAACATTCCGTCAATTTTGCTATACAGGGCTGTAGGGTGGAACTGGTAATATTGCATGTTGGAAACATTTCCTTTTGCGCGGGCTACAAATGCAATTCCGTCACCTGTCGCAATAGTGGGATTGGTTGTGTTTTTATAAACATGGCCAGCACCTCCGGTTGCAACGAGTGTTATTTTTGAAGTTATTTTTTTTATGGTTTTGGATTTTTCATCCAAAATATATGCACCATAACAGTGGATGTCTCCTTCATTTAATTCTTTTCCGGGAACATGGTGCTGAGTGATAATGTCAATAACGTAATGGTGATCGAGAATTTCGATGTTTGGACTATTTTTGGCCGTCTGTAAAAGAGCTCTTTCTATCTCAAATCCCGTGATATCCTTATGATGAACAATTCTGTTTTCTGTATGTCCTCCTTCTCTTCCTAATGCAAATTCTCCATTTTTCATGTCGAATTGAGCACCCCATTCTACAATTTCATTAAACCTTGCGGGAGCTTCTTTCACCACCATTTCTACCACATCGCGTTTACTTTCTCCATCTCCGGCACGCATGGTGTCTTCAATGTGTTTTTCGAAATTGTCTTTCTTGAAATCCGTAACGACAGCTAAGCCGCCCTGAGCATATTTTGTATTGCTTTCATCTTCATCAGATTTTGTTACTATTATTATATTGGCATCAGGAAGTTGTTCAGAAACTTTAATTGCATAAGAAAGTCCCGAGATTCCGGAACCAATTATTAATACATCCGCTTTTATCATATGCTTGCTTTAAGACAATGGTCTAATCATTAAATAAATTTAAACAATTTTTCGTTTGGTTTCCGTACTTTTTTCATGTGCTGAAAATGATCCTCTTCAGATCTGTAGCCCATTGCCAGTGTAACCGTTACTTTTTCTGTTTTCGGATCCAGATTTAGGATGTTTTCGATAAGATCTTCGCGAAACCCCTCCATGGGGCAAGTATCTACATTTTCAATAGCGGCAGCATACATTAGGTTTGCTAAGACGATATAGGATTGTTTTTCAGCCCAATTGAAAATTTCGTCATCCTTTTTTTGAACAATATGCTGGTTAATGCTCTTTTTGAAAGGATCAAGTGTTTCCAGTGGAATATTTCTCACTTCAGAAATGTGGTTAAAATAACCTCTTATATAACTTTCATCAATTGTTTTTTTAGAAACAATTACAATAAGGTGAGAACATGTAGAAATTTGAGATGGATTATAGAAAGCCGGAATAAGCTTTTGTTTCATTTCTTCGCTTTCAACAACTAAGATCTTGTACGGCTGAAGTCCCAAAGAGCTGGCAGACAATTTCCCCGACTCAAGAATGTTATGAAGGGTTTCCTGAGGAATAATCTCTTTGTTGAATTTTTTTACAGAATATCTTCTGCTTAAAGCTTCCAAATAATTCATAAGACAAATTTAAGAATTGAATATGAATAAAATGGAGTTATCAGGAAATATCTGTTTATAAATAATATGAAAAAGGATTGCTCAAAAAATGAAACAATCCTTTTTTTATGTGAATACGGATATTATTCTCTATTCTTTACCAATATCCATCCGGAATATTTGATAGCGGTATTTTTTTTGTCGTTTTCATTCCACGTTACGGAAAACCAGTAGCTGCCAGTAGAAACTTTTCTGCCAGCTATCGTTCCATCCCATTTGTATTTATTGGATTTATCACCCTGATGGAGTTTCGCCCCATACCGGTCGAAAATACTGAAAACTAAATTTTGTTTACCGGACAGTGCGGAGTAATCGATAACATCATTCACTCCGTCGCCGTTTGGAGTGATCACATTGACCAGATTTGGAACGGTAACGGTAATATCTATTGGCTCACAGTCATAGGCGTCTTTTACAAATATATTGGCTTCACCTCGTGGTAAATTAGAAAAGACATTGGAATTTTGCCAGTTGATATTGTCCAACGAGTATTGATAAGGAGGTGTTCCTCCTATTACATTTACGGTTATGGTATTGCTGGAAATATCAACATTGTTTATGACCGGTTGTTCAGAAGGGTATACGGTTACATTCTGAGTAGCAGTACACTCGCCGGTTTTTAATTTTACCCAGTAAACACCTACTCCCACATCAGTAATGCTCTGGGTTGTTGCTCCGGTACTCCAAAGATAGGATGCGAAACCCGGACCAGCGTCCAGAGTAGTTTTGTCTTCAATACAGATTATTTTGTCTTTTAAAATCGTCGAAAGAACAGGAGCGATCACCACCAGGGTGACTTTTGCTATCGCATAGCATCCGTTTGAGTTCGTAACTCTGATGTATACAACACCATTAGGGGCAATATAATTTGCCGGTGTGGTAATTTCATTGGTTCCGTTCATTGCATCCGTTAGCGATGGGTAATATTTTTTGGTTACCCCTAATTGTGTAGTTACCGAAGCGGCCGTCAGGTTGAAAGATGCTGTTGCAGGACTCGATTCAATAAAACAGGACCTTAGGGTAGCATCATTTACAGTGACAATGGGGGCTACTTTTAAGGCTATTGTTGCATCATTGTTATCGCATAATACCGACGATGGGTCTTTTATAACTACAGAAATATTGGTATCTGTGGTATACTGGAAATTTGTAGGATTTGGAATCGGGGTTCCGCTTCCTGTAATATAGTAAGTAAATGTATAATTGCTAGGAGTTGCTGTAAGTTGAGGATTAAATGTTGTTAAGTCTATATTTGCCATTCCGGCAAGGTCAGGACATATGAATTTTGTTATAGCTGTTTGTAGCAGAGGAATTTTGTCTACATAGACTTTTACGTTTTTTATAGAGTGTCTCGATCTTGCCCCTCCTGTAGAAGCTGAAAACCCAAAATAACCTACTGTCATGGCAGCAGCAGCTCCTGAAGGTGCGAAAGATTGATTAACGATTAAGTTTCCATCAATGGTTATTTTTACGATCCAGTTGGCCGGAGCTGCAGGATCTACTTCTCCGCTTACCTCTACATGTTTGTAGGTTGTACCTTGGAAGGGTTGTGTGGCATTCAGATCAGGGGAGTGAAAAGAGCTTCCGGGAACATTAAAAAACTCAACATTGTTGGTATCTGTAGTATTTGCAACCTGGCCATATGCAACATGTACTTTACTCATTCCGGAGGTTCCGGTTGCATTGTTATATGTGTCAAATCCGGTAATAAAACCGATCGCATTTTGGGATACTCCCAGTCCGGAGCCCAGAATACTTGCAACAGGAGGGTTGGCGAGATACCAAAATGCAATTCCGTCACCTGTATAAGTCTGATTGGAATCCATTCTGAAATCAAACTCTACTCTCCATTTGTCACAATATTTCAGATTGATGGGTTCGTTTAATCTTATGGAACCTGATCTGTCATTGATATCCGGAGTTAACTGCACAAAATCGGTATTTACAACCGTTGGTGCAACCATTGTCCATCCTGTAGTATTCACAGGGTTTCCTGTTAATTGATAGGTTTGTGAGAAAATCATTACCGGGAAACAGAGCAGAAAAAGGAGAGTATAAAAGGGTATAGTTTTTTTCATTGTTATAAAGGGTATTAGTTTTTTATGGTTTTATAAATCTTCTATTTTTTGGTAAAAAGAATCACTCCGGAAATAGAAGTGATTCTTTATTTTTTATATGGTTGGTTATTTTTATTAATCTCTGTTTTTTACCAGAATCCAGCCGGAATATTTAATCGCTGTATTCTTTTTATCGTTTTCATTCCATGAAACTGAATACCAGTAGCTGCCCGT
The sequence above is drawn from the Chryseobacterium daecheongense genome and encodes:
- a CDS encoding TonB-dependent receptor plug domain-containing protein, with amino-acid sequence MKLINKSILTVVITLSTASVYYAQETQDTIKRSKDIEEVILQGVTDIAKDRKTPVAASTIKAAQIIERLGNQELTEILNTTPSVYATKSGGGYGDGGITMRGFESRNIAVMVNGMPVNDMEGGTVYYSNWTGLADVTSFVQAQRGLGSSKLGIASVGGTINYITRSADMKKGGVIRLGVGNNDYLKTSFAYNTGKLDKGWSSSFLMSRTAGGTYIENTDFEAYAYYFALGWEPNKKHNFQFTITSSPQWHDQRTFSPTIANYIKYNPDQDGTPYRQYNSDYGYYTDANGNKVALANRSNYYAKPVMMLNWDWNMNEKSKLSTVLYMSNGRGGGTGDLGRVGGKGATGYYDNMGHFNYDAIFAANQAVDLNNPATPAGSTLIRRASINSHNWYGILANFQHKINDNWNFSVGTDDRYYYGYHYQVVSDLYGAAGYKEAGNKNVAPYIVNKVYDYKSLSWNPFGGKTAPIGDQIGYSNDGEVLWYSGFAQVEYSKDNLSAFLQGSVSNQAYQRIDNFVKDGVTRQPNAVTGQIVNTKTGFKNLFGYNIKGGANYNINDNHNVFANIGYYSKQPFMNSVYPSNFQVLNPTLTNEKIFSAEVGYGFRSSKLNANVNLYRTEWKDRWFRRGGMTFEVVDPSSPTGTSTLTGYAEISGITQVHMGIEIDATYKPIPMLEFQGMLSIGDYKYKGNASGATFDDNNNPVVTSGNASNNTTLYLDGVKVGGSSSNSIPQMTASLGATIRPVKDLSIYGTWRYVGEIYSSIDPGSFSKPENQARGSLKLPDFNLFDVGFSYKIRLNNTSQYFTVGANVYNLLDTTYISDGATNIFAKGEGDFSTPQQYAAYQATLYKGLDPSNRVYFGFGRTWSANLSFNF
- a CDS encoding aspartate-semialdehyde dehydrogenase codes for the protein MKVAVVGSTGMVGQVMLKVLEERNFPVTELIPVASEKSIGKKVKYKQEEYTIVSINDAIAAKPDIAIFSAGGSTSLEFAPKFAEAGITVIDNSSAWRMDPTKKLVVPEINSNVLTAEDKIIANPNCSTIQLVMVLGPLNKKYDLKRVVVSTYQSVTGTGKAAVDQLNSEIKGDDSVAKVYPYQIFKNALPHCDVFSDDDYTKEEIKLMKEPKKILGDDTFNLTATAVRVPVQGGHSESVNIEFENEFDLDEVRKILSETPGVIVIDDVKNNRYPMPLDSEGKDEVFVGRIRRDLSQPKTLNLWIVADNLRKGAATNAVQIAEYLVSKNLV
- the nadC gene encoding carboxylating nicotinate-nucleotide diphosphorylase, producing the protein MKKPNYVTDKALKTFIKSALEEDIQDGDHSTLSTIPKDLKQSAQLLVKQNCILAGVELAEIIFTTFDKNLKVETFIKDGEAAKVGDIAFIVTGPAQSILSTERLILNCMQRMSGIATLTHEWDSRLVGTKTKLLDTRKTTPNFRICEKWAVAIGGGTNHRYGLYDMIMLKDNHIDYNGSITNAVKMAKDYIKKNKKKLKIEVETRNLEEVEEAIKAKVDRIMLDNMDVKTMRQAVEMINGKCESEASGGITRDELKDIASTGVTYISAGALTHSAKNIDLSLKAVK
- a CDS encoding phosphotransferase: MTSENAQRFFENYIGKKSSEFVTLAQSGSARVNFLAQADNKKYIITYNENIQENESFFYYSNIFSHLHLNTPAILIISEDRKTYVQEFLGEHTLSEIIAKEGLSVKVKAMVRQTLEKLFQLQIRTSGEIDFTKTFEYENYDELPVIHDLYYFKNFIADVLELEYHKSTLLKEFKAIASLIESLEPKGIMIRDFQARNIMVNENNHVSFIDYQSAMKGPLIYDVISFLFQAKANFPEDFKNEMLEFYIQQFESEQTQHQLRNSVKPIQMMRFLQVLGAYGFRGLIQRKPHFISSINQGIENVIRFAETWEGINEYPELKKLIQQLDHEKVHLKINTILNP
- a CDS encoding cation diffusion facilitator family transporter; translation: MNKNKIGFQRLIAVFGVILFIGKIIAWKLTNSDAVFSDAMESVVNVISAFMGLYSLHLAAKPKDEGHPYGHGKVEFVTSGIEGALIAIAGIMIIYEGTHSLIVGKTLNKMDWGIAIIAATAVVNYLLGYISIKKGKADNSLVLISSGKHLQSDTITTLGVVLSLIVVYFTKIYWLDSVVALVFGAYIIFVGYKIIRKSLSGIMDEQDPEILIQIVQVLENNRKAEWIDVHNMKIQQFGASLHIDAHITLPWYYSLRDAHKEMENVIILLAKNINRTIEFNFHMDDCKTISCPVCQIMDCPVRERDFVKRVEWTTENITLEVKHTAT
- a CDS encoding exosortase F system-associated protein, with translation MKILNWVLVILGVAGLMSVRVFENKIFYDPFLEYFHKADKTIAFPAFDWGKLILGHVLRFLLNLFFSCLIIHFLFKNKTWTLQGGVLITIIFLITFPIYLYCIHDRFEVGYLFSFYMRRFVIQPLIILLVVPMFYYRQQLLKRA
- the xrtF gene encoding exosortase family protein XrtF; this encodes MLKDFKPVLSILLRFIIIYVVLLLGYQFYLNSYKETGLDPFSRMIAEQVSYIQNVLKYPTQLYNDVEKEQVWFYVKNVYVTRMVEGCNAISVMILFVSFVFAFYKGAKTFIFVLIGLVILYVINVLRIVGINLLVSDYKQYEKMAHDFLFPAVIYGTVVILWLVWIKFFALKNENT